A stretch of the Aegilops tauschii subsp. strangulata cultivar AL8/78 chromosome 4, Aet v6.0, whole genome shotgun sequence genome encodes the following:
- the LOC109740262 gene encoding uncharacterized protein — MSQETVNPKAYPLADSQLTITILDLVQQAANYKQLKKGANEATKTLNRGISEFVVMAADTEPLEILLHLPLLAEDKNVPYVFVPSKQALGRACGVTRPVIACSVTSNEGSQLKQPIQSLKDAIEKLLI; from the exons ATG AGTCAGGAGACGGTCAACCCCAAGGCCTACCCGCTGGCGGACTCGCAGCTGACGATAACGATCCTCGACCTCGTCCAGCAGGCCGCCAACTACAAGCAGCTCAAGAAGGGCGCCAACGAAG CGACCAAGACTCTCAACAGGGGAATATCGGAGTTCGTGGTGATGGCAGCTGACACGGAGCCGCTGGAAATCCTCCTCCACCTCCCGTTGCTCGCGGAGGACAAG AATGTGCCATATGTCTTTGTCCCTTCAAAGCAAGCCCTTGGGCGTGCTTGTGGAGTGACTAGGCCGGTCATTGCTTGCTCAGTGACCAGCAACGAGGGTAGCCAGCTGAAACAGCCCATTCAGAGTCTTAAG GATGCTATCGAGAAGCTTCTCATATGA